One window of Siniperca chuatsi isolate FFG_IHB_CAS linkage group LG19, ASM2008510v1, whole genome shotgun sequence genomic DNA carries:
- the LOC122866220 gene encoding phthioceranic/hydroxyphthioceranic acid synthase-like isoform X1 yields the protein MEEAEDSIAVVGIGCNFPGGEGLDNFWKVLVDGRNCSVPIPKERFDLASWYDPDDNKAGKSRTAKAALIDGFNEFDHKFFGISDSEVEQMDPQQKQLLQCVYRALENAGIPMEKASGTRTGVFFGLMNRDYETNAAHVHPSVINHWTGTGLAMSIAANRVSYIFNFTGPSLSIDCACSSSLVALHLACQAIKQGDCDMAVCGGVNCIIEPRVFVALSKAKMISPEGTSKPFSNRADGYGRGEGCGVVLLKPLKKAIQDHDHIWGVISKTAVNQDGHSVTPITKPSMTQQEELLRKIYSGSDLANVQYIEAHGTGTPVGDPTEAGSISNVIAKAKPPGSETLRIGSVKSNIGHTESAAGVAGLIKVLLMMKHETIVPSVFYCEETASVDAKALNIKVPKEAEKWDASGARIAGVNNFGFGGTNAHAIVKQYKQSHIEQKIDGKQAKYFVMSANSPKSLTLMMEDTIKQLEADSKVNLDSLLYTSACRRSHLKHKYRKAIVVSSVVDLKEKLSATVAKKINPSYSDPRLVFVFCGNGVTYHGMCKQLLKHEPVFRNKIKEIEQIFQRLGTLKILDTLESEFEGSDFPLVVQPLLFAIQVGISTLLRHWGVKPDAILGHSVGEVAAAHCSGLLSLEDAVKVIYFRSTLQSKVIGGKMFVISNMAVSEVTALLPHYSGRICLAAFNSPQSCTLSGDADAIESLHKELSTSANSQNVFLHVLDVPAAYHSHMMDPILSEIEETIGSLQVNDLDTELFSTVTGNEVQQGDFCTGEYWARNIREPVAFEQAVRSATEGKKNTVFLEIAPRRVLQRNIMESLGNDTAVLASVQPKKDHETIMSVVSKLFELGVHVNWNTFYRGYETIPLPILKYQFDCSDRDVIIGAAHKNTARNHPVLCQTGNESNVFSCDLKSDSCFYLKEHKHNDIPIIPGAFYAELGLAAFMASAKPKVPLSSLQLSVNFHSPFVLTQNSPEMKVQLEEKEKETSFMVLSPSAVYASGTVVSKKERLNEEQCISLSSIYKRCKSVVSSQEFYGYLSQGGFQYGDVFQNKGDVHYGEDLKEAFAAVTVPEELQSQLHDYCIHPVVLDFLMQLLPVTVEHIFAGRPGFPSKIGSLTVLEPLQDEMIVYLRAIDVGLDHFEVCGCFADKEGRVLVEVKHVIIKYLGSHSHVVEEYFYHNAFSVIPEGLTSAPPPKALVFCDCIGISKGLQQYLDSRSRYISFTHAKYILSHGFPSLLANHNITDIEKNFDEVLFLWGKENLTSLAADVVLQNLASCCEIFRQIVLELKRISFPNSIRAVTYCSSDITLDHISPGFALVGMTRSFAAEIPDLLFQLIDISTISAKDIAALSEVLRSCPCSKYPELVVKDGLILKPSIVRTPPEIIDSSEGSFTSTMSEPCILQTADTHKMTQLSAIRFGEEAQPISDTSVEIQPTNICVHSSDYFPVSASHLKFGQTLYWNKHSSQNHKLLALDFSGTITAVGKYVRKFKVGDHVASCYPVVAASKVRVPADVCYSAKRFPFLKKTPCVSYFVLAWEILHRALPRVKHNLGIISSVPDTALMKVLALTSYKSGWNVIVGTQCNGSFVDVNQMDAFVILPPFNESLIAKICNFPGVQHVVFICESQMQCSFAQDVFQSVKESVHVQTIQMPAILRKGSLSAQRPHIYHWLKSLSLRRKFVLESFTFQSVKSESTKSLNAEKPQSYFNSKKLAVVALEKDVSSTLSDIPLLPTKKLLFRKRAVYIVAGGLSGLGFETVKFISQRGGEYIVILSRSKPTPDVQQEIRNVEKQCGNCITTMECDISESEHVHKVISVIGQKFPGCPIRGVFHSAVVLHDGLIETLERSLYEKVFKPKVNGVLNLHHATQHCQLDYFVCYSSISAFLGNASQTNYAAANTFLDMFCQYRRKLGLPGQSINWGALNLGLLLNKEHFQRFLEAKGMMVLDVAEIHKSLEQCLVLNRPQQAVCRFHFGNIRYNILSQNAALTMRLSALVEEAFQKSKETDSQTKQTKSVSPKEYVVSLLCETIGMDRSELKDESPLLSLGIDSMQAMTLQNLIFQERGVNVPLVKLLDPNATLSTVVALLSEEGENFSDDTEYLPVGDMNDVSTRL from the exons ATGGAAGAAGCTGAAGACAGTATTGCAGTAGTAGGCATTGGATGCAATTTTCCAGGGG GAGAAGGGCTTGACAACTTCTGGAAGGTTCTGGTGGATGGAAGAAACTGTTCTGTGCCAATTCCCAAAGAGAGATTTGATTTAGCCAGCTGGTATGACCCTGATGACAACAAAGCGGGTAAATCCCGCACAGCCAAGGCTGCTCTCATTGACGG gTTTAATGAATTTGACCACAAGTTTTTTGGCATCAGTGACAGTGAAGTGGAACAAATGGACCCTCAACAAAAACAGCTCCTTCAGTGTGTCTACAGGGCTTTAGAGAATGCTGGAATTCCTATGGAGAAGGCCAGTGGGACCAGGACAGGAGTGTTTTTTG GTCTAATGAACAGAGATTATGAGACAAATGCTGCACACGTGCACCCAAGTGTGATCAACCACTGGACTGGCACAGGGCTTGCCATGAGTATTGCAGCAAACAGAGTCTCCTACATCTTCAACTTCACTGGGCCCTCACTGTCCATAGACTGTGCCTGCTCATCATCTCTCGTGGCTCTTCATCTTGCCTGTCAAGCCATTAAACAAg GTGATTGTGACATGGCTGTTTGTGGAGGTGTCAACTGTATCATAGAGCCAAGAGTGTTTGTTGCTCTCAGCAAGGCCAAGATGATCTCACCTGAAGGCACCAGCAAACCTTTCTCCAACAGAGCAGATGGTTATGGCAGAGGGGAGGGCTGCGGGGTTGTTCTCCTGAAGCCTCTGAAAAAG GCTATACAAGACCATGACCATATCTGGGGTGTCATCAGCAAAACAGCAGTCAACCAAGATGGACACTCAGTCACTCCAATCACCAAACCGTCCATGACCCAACAAGAGGAACTCCTGCGTAAAATCTACTCAGGGTCTGACCTTGCAAATGTCCAGTACATAGAGGCACATGGGACTGGAACTCCAGTTGGAGATCCAACAGAGGCAGGAAGCATCTCAAATGTCATTGCTAAAGCCAAACCTCCTGGTTCAGAGACACTGCGGATTGGCTCTGTGAAGAGCAACATTGGACATACAGAATCTGCAGCTGGAGTGGCCGGACTCATTAAGGTTCTCTTAATGATGAAGCATGAGACCATTGTTCCCTCAGTTTTTTACTGTGAAGAAACTGCCAGTGTTGATGCCAAAGCCCTCAACATTAAAGTTCCTAAGGAAGCAGAAAAGTGGGATGCCTCCGGGGCAAGAATTGCAGGAGTGAACAACTTTGGCTTTGGGGGTACAAATGCACACGCCATTGtcaaacagtacaaacagtCACACATTGAGCAAAAGATTGATGGGAAACAGGCAAAGTATTTTGTCATGTCTGCAAATTCACCAAAATCTCTTACTCTGATGATGGAAGACACCATTAAACAGCTAGAGGCAGATAGCAAAGTTAATCTAGATTCTCTGCTGTACACATCAGCTTGTAGGAGGAGCCAtctaaaacataaatacagaaagGCCATTGTGGTTTCATCTGTAGTTGATCTTAAAGAGAAGTTAAGTGCCACTGTAGCCAAAAAGATTAACCCGTCCTACTCAGATCCACGGTTAGTGTTTGTCTTTTGTGGAAATGGCGTCACTTACCATGGCATGTGCAAACAGCTACTAAAACACGAGCCTGTGTTCAGGAATAAGATCAAAGAGATTGAACAAATTTTCCAAAGACTGGGTACGTTGAAAATCTTGGACACACTTGAGAGTGAGTTTGAGGGTAGTGACTTCCCACTTGTTGTCCAGCCACTCCTTTTTGCTATCCAAGTTGGCATTAGCACCCTACTCAGACACTGGGGTGTCAAGCCTGATGCAATACTTGGACACTCTGTTGGCGAGGTTGCAGCTGCTCACTGTTCTGGCCTATTGTCTCTTGAGGATGCAGTAAAAGTAATCTATTTCCGCAGTACCCTCCAGAGCAAAGTCATTGGGGGGAAGATGTTTGTGATCAGCAACATGGCTGTATCAGAGGTAACTGCTCTTCTCCCTCATTACTCTGGTAGAATTTGCCTTGCTGCTTTCAACAGCCCGCAGTCCTGCACCCTCTCAGGTGATGCAGATGCAATTGAGAGCCTCCATAAGGAACTAAGCACCTCAGCCAACAGTCAGAATGTGTTCCTTCATGTACTAGATGTCCCTGCTGCTTACCACAGCCACATGATGGACCCAATTCTGTCAGAAATCGAGGAGACAATTGGCTCCTTACAGGTGAATGATCTCGACACAGAGTTGTTCTCAACAGTGACAGGCAATGAAGTCCAGCAGGGTGATTTCTGCACAGGGGAATACTGGGCTAGAAACATTCGTGAGCCAGTAGCTTTTGAGCAGGCAGTGAGGTCAGCaactgaaggaaagaagaatACAGTCTTTTTGGAGATAGCGCCAAGAAGGGTGCTACAGAGAAACATCATGGAATCTCTGGGTAATGACACAGCTGTTCTTGCATCAGTGCAGCCAAAGAAAGATCATGAAACAATAATGTCTGTTGTTTCTAAGCTGTTCGAACTGGGTGTCCATGTAAATTGGAACACCTTCTACAGAGGATATGAGACAATACCACTTCCTATACTGAAATACCAGTTTGATTGCTCAGACAGAGATGTTATCATTGGCGcggcacacaaaaacacagcacgTAATCATCCTGTGCTCTgtcagacaggaaatgaaagcaaCGTTTTCAGCTGTGATCTGAAGTCTGATTCTTGTTTCTACCTGAAAGAGCACAAGCACAATGATATACCCATCATCCCTGGTGCCTTCTATGCTGAGTTAGGTTTAGCTGCATTCATGGCCAGTGCCAAACCAAAAGTGCCGCTCAGCTCACTACAGCTCAGTGTCAATTTTCACAGTCCATTTGTTTTAACCCAGAATTCACCTGAAATGAAGGTGCAActagaagaaaaagagaaagaaactaGTTTCATGGTACTCTCTCCATCTGCAGTGTATGCATCAGGCACAGTGGTTTCAAAGAAAGAGAGGCTGAATGAGGAGCAGTGCATTTCACTAAGCTCCATCTACAAAAGATGCAAATCTGTAGTGAGCTCTCAGGAATTCTATGGGTATCTCTCTCAAGGAGGCTTTCAGTATGGTGATGTCTTCCAGAATAAGGGGGATGTGCACTATGGAGAAGATCTCAAGGAGGCTTTTGCAGCTGTCACAGTTCCAGAAGAACTGCAGTCTCAGTTGCATGATTACTGCATTCATCCTGTTGTGCTGGATTTTCTGATGCAGCTTCTCCCAGTTACAGTAGAGCACATTTTTGCTGGTAGACCAGGATTTCCTTCAAAAATAGGAAGTTTGACAGTGCTTGAACCCTTGCAAGATGAGATGATTGTCTATCTGAGAGCAATTGATGTGGGCCTTGATCACTTTGAGGTTTGTGGTTGCTTTGCAGATAAAGAAGGAAGAGTGCTGGTTGAGGTTAAGCATGTGATAATCAAGTACCTTGGCAGTCACTCTCATGTGGTTGAGGAGTATTTCTACCATAATGCCTTTAGTGTCATCCCTGAAGGCCTCacatctgctcctcctcctAAGGCCTTGGTCTTCTGTGACTGTATAGGGATCTCTAAAGGCCTTCAACAATATTTGGACTCAAGGTCTAGATACATTTCCTTCACACATGCAAAATATATCTTGAGTCATGGGTTTCCTTCTCTCTTGGCAAATCACAATATAACGGATATTGAGAAAAACTTTGATGAGGTCTTATTTTTGTGGGGCAAAGAAAACCTCACTTCACTGGCAGCTGATGTTGTCCTGCAGAACTTGGCGAGCTGCTGTGAGATTTTCCGCCAAATAGTCCTTGAGCTAAAGAGAATTAGCTTCCCAAATTCCATTAGGGCAGTCACCTACTGTTCATCTGACATCACACTAGACCACATAAGTCCAGGTTTTGCTCTTGTTGGCATGACAAGATCATTTGCTGCAGAGATACCAGATCTTTTATTTCAGCTGATTGATATAAGCACAATCTCTGCTAAGGACATTGCAGCTCTGTCTGAGGTCCTAAGATCATGTCCTTGCAGCAAGTACCCAGAGTTGGTGGTGAAAGATGGGCTGATTCTGAAACCTTCTATTGTCCGTACTCCACCTGAAATCATTGACAGTTCAGAGGGCAGTTTTACCTCTACAATGTCTGAACCCTGCATCCTTCAGACAGCTGACACACATAAGATGACTCAACTGAGTGCCATTCGCTTTGGGGAGGAGGCCCAGCCAATCAGTGATACATCAGTTGAAATTCAGCCCACTAATATATGTGTTCATTCATCTGATTACTTCCCTGTCAGTGCTTCACATCTGAAATTTGGCCAGACACTGTACTGGAACAAACACTCATCACAGAATCATAAGCTACTGGCTCTTGATTTCAGTGGTACTATTACAGCAGTCGGAAAATATGTCAGGAAATTTAAAGTGGGAGACCACGTTGCTTCCTGTTATCCTGTGGTGGCAGCCAGCAAGGTCAGAGTTCCAGCGGATGTGTGCTACAGTGCCAAGCGGTTCCCATTCCTTAAAAAAACACCCTGTGTTTCCTACTTTGTGCTAGCATGGGAGATCCTGCATCGAGCCTTGCCCAGAGTCAAACATAATCTAGGAATCATATCTTCTGTGCCTGATACTGCTCTGATGAAAGTATTGGCACTCACTTCTTACAAGTCAGGTTGGAACGTGATTGTTGGCACACAGTGCAATGGCTCTTTTGTAGATGTCAATCAAATGGATGCATTTGTCATCCTGCCTCCATTTAATGAATCTTTGATTGCTAAAATTTGCAACTTTCCAGGTGTCCAACATGTTGTCTTCATCTGCGAATCTCAGATGCAGTGTTCCTTTGCTCAGGATGTGTTCCAAAGTGTAAAGGAAAGTGTTCATGTGCAGACAATTCAGATGCCAGCCATTTTGCGAAAGGGATCCTTGAGTGCACAAAGGCCACACATTTATCACTGGCTGAAGTCCTTGAGCTTGCGCAGAAAATTTGTTCTTGAAAGCTTTACCTTTCAGAGTGTGAAATCTGAAAGCACCAAGAGCCTTAATGCAGAGAAACCACAATCATACTTCAACTCAAAGAAGCTGGCTGTTGTGGCTCTGGAAAAAGATGTCAGCAGTACGCTGTCTGACATTCCATTGCTGCCAACAAAAAAACTGCTTTTCCGAAAGAGAGCAGTGTACATAGTGGCAGGTGGTCTTTCTGGTCTGGGCTTTGAAACCGTCAAGTTCATTTCGCAAAGAGGGGGTGAGTACATTGTCATACTTTCCAGGAGCAAGCCTACACCAGATGTGCAGCAAGAGATACGCAATGTGGAGAAACAGTGTGGAAACTGCATCACTACCATGGAGTGTGACATATCTGAGTCTGAGCATGTGCACAAGGTTATCAGTGTCATCGGTCAGAAATTCCCTGGTTGTCCAATCAGAGGAGTGTTTCACAGTGCTGTTGTCTTGCATGATGGGCTGATTGAAACTCTTGAAAGATCTCTTTATGAGAAAGTCTTCAAACCAAAAGTAAATGGTGTGCTGAATTTGCACCATGCAACACAGCACTGTCAGTTGGATTACTTTGTGTGTTACTCCTCCATCTCAGCTTTTCTGGGAAACGCATCGCAAACAAACTATGCAGCAGCCAACACATTCCTTGACATGTTCTGCCAGTACCGGCGGAAACTCGGGCTTCCTGGACAGTCTATCAACTGGGGAGCTCTAAACCTTGGCCTCCTATTGAACAAGGAACATTTCCAGCGGTTTCTGGAGGCAAAAGGGATGATGGTGTTGGATGTGGCTGAGATTCATAAAAGTCTGGAGCAATGTCTTGTGCTCAATCGACCCCAACAGGCTGTTTGTAGGTTTCACTTCGGAAACATCAGATACAACATCCTCTCTCAAAATGCAGCCTTGACCATGCGCCTGTCTGCATTGGTAGAGGAAGCTTTCCAAAAATCCAAAGAGACAGATTCTCAGACTAAACAAACTAAATCTGTCTCACCAAAAGAGTATGTCGTCTCTCTGCTTTGTGAGACCATTGGCATGGATAGaagtgagctgaaagatgaaTCACCTCTTTTATCCTTAGGCATTGACTCCATGCAGGCCATGACTCTACAGAATCTTATCTTTCAGGAGAGAGGTGTGAATGTGCCTTTGGTGAAATTGTTGGATCCCAATGCCACGCTATCAACAGTAGTAGCTTTACTAAGTGAAGAAGGTGAAAATTTCAGTGATGACACAGAGTATCTTCCAGTTGGAGACATGAATGATGTTTCTACCAgattgtaa